In Nocardioides sp., the following proteins share a genomic window:
- a CDS encoding universal stress protein, with the protein MHVIIATDGSKQSLTAARTFKSFVDPEKVSDISVIAVVRPYSAVAFADDISTSGKTTSAELSFRKAAQSATERIAEEFSDWGPKVHTRIRGGSPANELIKAAKQLNAGLIVIAAGGRGLSDTVLMGSTAQRVQHYAPCPVLVVRPAPRQRKKKA; encoded by the coding sequence GTGCACGTCATCATCGCCACCGACGGTTCCAAGCAGTCGCTGACTGCCGCGCGTACGTTCAAGAGCTTCGTCGATCCCGAGAAGGTCAGCGACATCTCGGTGATCGCGGTCGTACGCCCCTACTCCGCGGTTGCCTTCGCCGACGACATCTCAACCTCGGGGAAGACGACCTCGGCAGAGTTGTCGTTTCGCAAGGCGGCGCAGAGCGCGACGGAGCGGATCGCCGAGGAGTTCTCCGATTGGGGTCCCAAGGTGCACACCAGGATCCGCGGGGGGTCGCCGGCCAACGAACTCATCAAGGCCGCCAAGCAGCTCAACGCAGGGCTGATCGTGATTGCGGCGGGTGGACGCGGGCTCAGCGACACGGTGCTGATGGGCTCCACCGCCCAGCGAGTGCAGCACTATGCGCCGTGCCCGGTGCTGGTCGTACGCCCCGCTCCACGCCAGCGCAAGAAGAAGGCCTGA
- a CDS encoding response regulator transcription factor, producing MSTPITVVIVDDHAMFRTGVRAELQAAGVGRVDILADAEDVDTAVAAIKDAQPQVVLLDVHLPGGGGVEVMRRLHGSGSAPQFLALSVSDAADDVIGTIRGGARGYVTKTITGPQLVDAIERVAGGDAVFSPRLAGFVLDAFAGSIAVADVDEDLDRLTEREREVMRLIARGYAYKEVAKELFISIKTVETHMSSVLRKLQLSSRHELTRWASDRRLL from the coding sequence ATGAGCACCCCGATCACCGTCGTGATCGTCGACGACCACGCCATGTTCCGCACCGGCGTACGCGCCGAACTCCAGGCTGCCGGTGTCGGCCGCGTCGACATCCTGGCCGATGCCGAGGATGTCGACACCGCGGTCGCCGCGATCAAGGACGCACAGCCGCAGGTGGTGCTGCTCGACGTGCATCTGCCCGGTGGCGGCGGCGTCGAGGTGATGCGCCGACTGCACGGTTCGGGCAGTGCGCCGCAGTTCCTGGCGCTGTCGGTCAGCGACGCCGCCGACGACGTGATCGGCACGATCCGCGGTGGTGCCCGTGGCTATGTCACCAAGACCATCACCGGGCCACAGCTCGTCGACGCGATCGAGCGGGTCGCCGGGGGAGACGCGGTGTTCTCGCCGCGCCTGGCGGGTTTCGTGCTCGACGCGTTCGCGGGTTCGATCGCGGTCGCCGACGTCGACGAGGACCTCGACCGGCTCACCGAACGTGAGCGTGAGGTGATGCGGCTGATCGCGCGCGGGTACGCGTACAAGGAAGTGGCGAAGGAGCTGTTCATCTCGATCAAGACCGTCGAGACGCATATGAGTTCGGTGCTGCGCAAGCTGCAACTCTCCTCGCGTCACGAACTCACCCGCTGGGCCAGCGACCGCCGCCTGCTCTGA
- a CDS encoding M23 family metallopeptidase → MSPTENPHLSTQPTAGKRRAAKPPRRALRLLPSGPLVAGVATLAVAAFGATTAVEAAEITPAPMEFAYTPAGALSGTTTTMSSDVLSGRGAQVSRSSSSRGSGASAGLLKQAETALKERNSALAQVDQKVQSRAQDILENAWVMPLSGYRISATFGAASYLWSRVHTGQDLAAPIGTPIHAIANGTITETGYAGSYGNRTILTLDDGTEIWFCHQTSIYVNVGERVNGGDVIGTVGSTGNSTGPHLHLEVRPGAGDPVDPVGAFAQHGLAF, encoded by the coding sequence GTGTCTCCGACCGAGAACCCCCACCTCTCGACGCAGCCGACGGCCGGCAAGCGCCGCGCCGCCAAACCGCCGCGTCGCGCGCTGCGACTGTTGCCGTCCGGCCCGCTCGTGGCGGGTGTGGCGACGTTGGCCGTCGCCGCCTTCGGTGCCACCACAGCGGTCGAGGCAGCCGAGATCACACCGGCACCGATGGAGTTCGCCTACACGCCCGCCGGCGCGTTGAGCGGAACCACGACAACGATGTCGAGCGACGTGCTCTCCGGCAGGGGCGCACAGGTCAGCCGGTCCTCCTCCTCGCGCGGCAGTGGCGCCTCAGCCGGTCTGCTGAAGCAGGCCGAGACCGCACTCAAGGAGCGCAACAGCGCGCTTGCGCAGGTCGACCAGAAGGTGCAGAGCCGCGCTCAGGACATCTTGGAGAACGCCTGGGTGATGCCGCTGAGCGGCTACCGCATCAGTGCCACGTTCGGTGCGGCCAGTTATCTCTGGTCTCGGGTGCACACCGGTCAGGACCTCGCGGCTCCGATCGGAACGCCGATCCACGCGATCGCGAACGGCACCATCACCGAGACCGGCTATGCCGGCTCTTATGGCAACCGCACCATCCTCACCCTCGACGACGGCACCGAGATCTGGTTCTGTCACCAGACCTCGATCTACGTCAACGTCGGCGAGCGCGTGAACGGTGGCGACGTGATCGGCACCGTGGGGAGCACCGGCAACTCCACCGGTCCCCACCTGCACCTCGAGGTGCGCCCCGGCGCGGGTGACCCCGTCGACCCTGTCGGCGCGTTCGCGCAGCACGGCCTGGCGTTCTGA
- a CDS encoding APC family permease, whose protein sequence is MADAAGATADDVGDYPESELERSVTGRLLFFYVLGDVLGSGIYVLIGAVAGEVGGAFWLAFAVGVTIAAITGLAYAELATKYPQAAGAALYVNKAFGNRPLTFLVTVTFLSASFAAAGSLAAGFAGYFGELWSPPPALVVSLVFIVILAVVNFIGITESVVINMLMTFVEVAGLVIIVIIGIWYIAQGDADFGRLTQFESEANPIFAIVAGVALAFFAMTGFENTANLAEETIEPERNFPRALIGGMVAAGVIYVLVAISASLVVKSTVLAESETALIEVVKAGVLPISVTILTTVFAVIACIAITNTTLVAVVTQPRILYGMAREDVVPGVFAKIHATRRSPWVGLLFCASVVMLLLVIGNAVTAAGGEDIVARLATVTVALTLFIYMLVIGAALKLKGVDETDKTFKAPTWLLGLGIVGNLVLLVYVIVTDPTSLLWCAGLIAVGGVLFVVEYFFGRRNRDDGEERGDPEIEPTHTGI, encoded by the coding sequence ATGGCTGACGCTGCGGGCGCAACCGCTGACGATGTCGGCGACTACCCAGAGTCCGAACTCGAACGCAGCGTCACGGGCAGGCTGCTGTTCTTCTACGTCCTCGGAGACGTGCTCGGCTCGGGCATCTATGTCCTGATCGGGGCGGTCGCGGGCGAGGTCGGCGGCGCCTTCTGGCTGGCCTTCGCGGTCGGCGTCACGATCGCGGCGATCACCGGTTTGGCGTACGCCGAACTCGCCACCAAGTACCCCCAGGCTGCCGGTGCCGCGCTGTATGTCAACAAAGCCTTCGGCAATCGACCGCTCACCTTCCTGGTGACGGTGACCTTCCTCTCGGCCAGTTTCGCCGCAGCGGGGTCGCTGGCCGCCGGCTTCGCGGGCTACTTCGGTGAACTCTGGTCGCCGCCCCCGGCACTGGTGGTCAGCCTGGTCTTCATCGTGATCCTGGCCGTCGTCAATTTCATCGGCATCACCGAGTCGGTGGTGATCAACATGCTGATGACGTTCGTGGAGGTCGCGGGTCTGGTGATCATCGTGATCATCGGCATCTGGTACATCGCCCAAGGCGACGCCGACTTCGGGCGGCTGACCCAGTTCGAGTCCGAGGCCAACCCGATCTTCGCGATCGTGGCCGGGGTGGCATTGGCCTTCTTCGCGATGACCGGATTCGAGAACACCGCAAACCTGGCAGAAGAGACGATCGAACCTGAACGGAACTTCCCGCGCGCGCTGATCGGCGGCATGGTCGCGGCCGGTGTCATCTACGTCCTGGTGGCGATCTCGGCGTCGCTGGTGGTCAAGAGCACCGTCCTCGCCGAGTCGGAGACTGCGCTGATCGAGGTCGTGAAGGCTGGCGTACTCCCGATCTCGGTGACGATCCTGACCACCGTGTTCGCGGTCATCGCCTGCATCGCGATCACCAATACCACCCTGGTCGCGGTCGTCACCCAGCCGCGCATCCTCTACGGCATGGCCCGCGAGGACGTCGTACCCGGCGTCTTCGCCAAGATCCACGCGACCCGGCGCAGCCCCTGGGTCGGCCTGCTCTTCTGTGCGTCGGTGGTGATGCTGCTGCTGGTGATCGGCAACGCCGTCACGGCGGCAGGAGGCGAGGACATCGTGGCCCGTCTCGCCACGGTCACCGTGGCCCTCACCTTGTTCATCTACATGCTGGTGATCGGCGCGGCGTTGAAGCTCAAAGGGGTGGACGAGACCGACAAGACGTTCAAGGCGCCGACCTGGCTGCTGGGTCTAGGAATCGTGGGCAACCTGGTGCTTCTGGTCTACGTGATCGTGACGGACCCGACGTCGCTGTTGTGGTGCGCCGGTCTCATCGCGGTCGGAGGCGTGCTTTTCGTGGTCGAATACTTCTTCGGCCGCCGCAACCGCGACGACGGCGAGGAGCGCGGAGATCCCGAGATCGAGCCCACTCACACCGGTATCTGA
- the pcrA gene encoding DNA helicase PcrA, with translation MSDTLPLPEFQADPTPRTERRGPSQEELLDGLNEPQRAAVVHEGAPLLVVAGAGSGKTRVLTRRIAWLVSQRRAHPGSILAITFTNKAAAEMKERVEDLVGKRARIMWVSTFHSACVRILRKEIDKLGFKSNFSIYDAADSKRLMSLVLGDLELDPKRYQPAAVLHWVSDHKNDLRDADDAAKDTRNSFEEAYARAYASYQRRLREANALDFDDLIMLTVRIFQQFPEVRETYRRRFRHVLVDEYQDTNHAQYALIHQLCADSMEETGDDHDRVAPSELMVVGDADQSIYAFRGANIRNILDFEQDFPQATTILLEQNYRSTQTILDAANAVITRNESRKPKRLWTDQGPGAAVVGYVADDGYDEARFVSDEIDRLTDGAHARAGEVAVFYRTNAQSRAFEEVFIRTGQPYKVVGGVRFYERREVRDALAYLRMLVNPADEISLRRVLNTPKRGIGDRAEACVQALAERERITFWDALQRADEAPGLATRSLRNIVGFVGLVQELQSMVDAGERADVILESVLDRTGYLAELENSDDPQDGTRAENLAELVAVAREFSDDPVAGPSADPADVDAGQVAPGLADFLERVALVADSDQIPDAPDEDDGGVVTLMTLHTAKGLEFPVVFLTGLEDGVFPHSRSLGDQPELEEERRLAYVGLTRAQQRLYVSRALMRSAWGTPAHNPASRFLDEIPAELVDWRRTAQAQTRWSRPDWSSSSPAASGMGSPTAAGRRNFTAAAARADAASKSKPARDVPSLEPGDRVLHDSFGMGTVVALEGAAEKAVASIDFGSEGVKRLLLRYAPVQKL, from the coding sequence ATGAGCGACACCCTCCCGCTTCCAGAATTCCAGGCCGATCCGACCCCGCGCACCGAGCGTCGCGGACCTTCGCAGGAGGAATTGCTCGACGGGCTCAACGAGCCACAACGCGCCGCGGTCGTGCACGAGGGGGCGCCACTGCTGGTGGTCGCGGGAGCAGGGTCAGGCAAGACCCGCGTCCTCACGCGCCGCATCGCGTGGCTGGTCTCGCAGCGGCGTGCCCACCCCGGCTCGATCCTGGCGATCACCTTCACCAACAAGGCCGCCGCAGAGATGAAGGAACGCGTCGAGGACCTCGTCGGCAAGCGCGCCCGGATCATGTGGGTGTCGACCTTCCACTCGGCCTGCGTACGCATCCTGCGCAAAGAGATCGACAAGCTCGGCTTCAAGTCCAACTTCTCGATCTATGACGCCGCGGACTCCAAACGGTTGATGAGCCTGGTGCTCGGCGATCTCGAACTCGATCCCAAGCGATATCAACCGGCCGCCGTGCTGCACTGGGTCTCCGATCACAAGAACGATCTGCGCGACGCCGACGATGCCGCCAAGGACACCCGCAACTCCTTCGAGGAGGCGTACGCACGGGCGTACGCCTCCTATCAACGACGGTTGCGCGAAGCGAACGCGCTGGATTTCGACGACCTGATCATGTTGACGGTGCGGATCTTCCAGCAGTTCCCGGAGGTGCGTGAGACCTATCGCCGGCGCTTTCGGCACGTGTTGGTCGACGAATACCAAGACACCAACCACGCGCAGTACGCCCTGATCCACCAACTCTGCGCGGACTCCATGGAGGAGACCGGGGACGACCACGATCGGGTTGCTCCCAGCGAACTCATGGTTGTCGGCGACGCCGACCAGTCGATCTATGCCTTCCGTGGTGCCAACATCCGCAACATCCTCGACTTCGAGCAGGACTTCCCGCAGGCCACCACCATCTTGTTGGAGCAGAACTACCGCTCGACTCAGACGATCCTCGACGCGGCCAACGCGGTGATCACCCGCAACGAATCGCGCAAACCCAAGCGCCTGTGGACCGATCAGGGCCCCGGGGCGGCGGTGGTCGGCTATGTCGCCGACGACGGCTATGACGAGGCGCGCTTCGTCTCCGACGAGATCGATCGGTTGACCGATGGCGCACATGCCCGCGCCGGTGAGGTCGCGGTCTTCTATCGGACCAACGCACAATCGCGTGCGTTCGAAGAGGTGTTCATCCGCACCGGTCAGCCCTACAAAGTGGTCGGAGGTGTCCGCTTCTATGAGCGGCGAGAGGTGCGTGACGCGCTGGCCTACCTGCGGATGCTGGTCAATCCCGCCGACGAGATCTCCTTGCGGCGCGTGCTCAACACGCCCAAGCGCGGCATCGGTGATCGGGCCGAGGCCTGCGTGCAGGCGCTCGCCGAACGCGAGCGGATCACCTTCTGGGACGCGCTCCAGCGAGCAGACGAGGCACCTGGGTTGGCGACCCGATCGTTGCGCAACATCGTCGGCTTTGTCGGGCTGGTCCAGGAGTTGCAGTCGATGGTGGACGCTGGCGAACGCGCCGACGTGATCTTGGAGTCGGTGCTCGACCGCACCGGCTATCTGGCCGAGTTGGAGAACTCCGACGACCCCCAGGACGGCACCCGGGCCGAAAACCTCGCCGAACTCGTCGCGGTGGCCCGCGAGTTCAGCGACGATCCGGTGGCCGGGCCGTCGGCAGACCCGGCGGATGTGGACGCCGGCCAGGTCGCGCCGGGGCTCGCCGACTTCTTGGAGCGGGTAGCGCTCGTCGCCGACTCCGACCAGATCCCCGACGCTCCCGACGAGGACGACGGGGGAGTCGTCACCTTGATGACGCTGCACACCGCGAAGGGGTTGGAGTTTCCGGTCGTGTTCTTGACCGGGTTGGAGGACGGCGTCTTCCCGCACTCGCGTTCCTTGGGCGATCAGCCTGAGTTGGAGGAGGAGCGGCGGCTGGCGTACGTCGGCCTTACCCGCGCCCAACAGCGGCTCTATGTCTCGCGGGCGCTGATGCGTTCGGCCTGGGGCACCCCGGCCCACAACCCGGCCTCGCGTTTTCTCGACGAGATCCCGGCGGAGTTGGTGGACTGGCGGCGCACCGCACAAGCTCAGACCAGATGGAGTCGCCCCGACTGGTCGTCCTCGTCCCCTGCGGCCAGCGGCATGGGCAGCCCGACGGCGGCGGGTCGGCGCAACTTCACCGCCGCCGCGGCGCGTGCGGATGCCGCCTCGAAGTCGAAGCCCGCGCGCGACGTACCCTCTCTCGAGCCGGGGGACAGGGTGCTGCACGACTCGTTCGGGATGGGCACGGTGGTCGCGCTGGAGGGTGCGGCGGAGAAGGCCGTCGCCTCGATCGACTTCGGCTCCGAGGGAGTCAAGCGCCTGCTGTTGCGCTACGCGCCGGTGCAGAAGCTCTGA